One Agrobacterium vaccinii DNA window includes the following coding sequences:
- the mnhG gene encoding monovalent cation/H(+) antiporter subunit G: MNWIIAIAVSVLLISGALFSLAAAIGINRFPDLYTRMHAASKAGTVGSGLLLLAVGLNSLELAVFTRSFIGFCFVILTAPVSAHLLAKAAHEAGYRLSGITIKDELKVNRKLS; encoded by the coding sequence ATGAACTGGATCATTGCCATCGCAGTTTCGGTTTTGCTGATCAGCGGCGCACTTTTCTCGCTGGCCGCCGCCATCGGTATCAACCGTTTTCCCGACCTCTATACTCGCATGCACGCTGCATCCAAGGCGGGAACAGTCGGCTCCGGCCTGCTTCTTCTTGCCGTCGGTCTGAATTCACTTGAACTTGCCGTATTCACGCGGTCTTTCATTGGTTTTTGCTTTGTTATTCTCACTGCCCCGGTATCGGCGCATTTGTTGGCCAAAGCTGCACATGAAGCTGGATATCGCTTATCAGGCATAACCATAAAAGATGAGTTGAAAGTAAACCGTAAGTTGAGTTGA
- a CDS encoding DUF6456 domain-containing protein has translation MPEAPAKQNRALVRLLRFIGRDAAMVTDQGAYMEITLEKTGEIRQIDNGVLEEGRSAGLLRRENDRLFAQPAASAFLKRAMVKERDEIFQAQHRDCEVVSVEIEGERQTARRNELSSPLLALLRLKDRDGKLFFPAHTIEAGERLASDFHRGQLSPRITASWEPRLAKRTKGQANGAQDLTDTAVAARMRFSRAADAMGPELAGVAIDICCFEKGLEVVERERQWPVRSAKLMLRTALQSLARHYAPPLAPQSRSQHHWGAEGYRPVL, from the coding sequence ATGCCTGAAGCACCCGCCAAGCAAAACCGCGCCCTCGTGCGCCTGCTGCGTTTCATCGGTCGCGATGCCGCGATGGTGACAGACCAAGGCGCCTATATGGAAATCACCCTCGAAAAGACCGGTGAGATCAGGCAGATCGACAACGGCGTTTTGGAAGAGGGCCGCTCCGCCGGATTGCTGCGCCGTGAAAACGACCGGCTTTTCGCTCAGCCCGCGGCCAGCGCCTTCCTCAAACGTGCGATGGTCAAGGAACGGGACGAGATATTTCAGGCGCAGCACCGTGACTGCGAAGTCGTCTCCGTCGAAATCGAAGGCGAGCGCCAGACCGCAAGACGCAACGAACTGTCGTCGCCCCTCTTGGCCCTGCTGCGTTTGAAGGATCGCGATGGGAAACTGTTCTTTCCCGCCCATACGATCGAAGCGGGCGAAAGGCTGGCCAGCGATTTCCACCGGGGACAGCTCAGCCCGCGTATCACCGCAAGCTGGGAGCCACGTCTGGCGAAACGCACCAAAGGGCAGGCCAATGGCGCGCAAGACCTGACCGACACAGCCGTCGCCGCCCGCATGCGCTTCTCCCGCGCCGCCGACGCCATGGGCCCGGAACTGGCGGGCGTCGCTATCGATATCTGCTGCTTCGAAAAAGGCCTTGAGGTCGTGGAGCGCGAAAGGCAATGGCCGGTCCGCTCCGCAAAACTCATGCTCCGCACCGCCCTCCAAAGCCTTGCCCGCCACTACGCCCCACCGTTAGCTCCGCAAAGCCGCAGCCAGCATCATTGGGGCGCGGAGGGTTACCGTCCGGTTTTGTAA
- a CDS encoding Na+/H+ antiporter subunit E — translation MSRFVIGLLFLVVWFAITGSFTVANGLFGAGVAALSLFLIRHQVRESETYWGRIPAIVSLALLFIKELALSAWTVAMLVIRPRLALTPGIFAYPLEVKSDFEITLLANLITLTPGTLSVDVSSDRATLYVHALDCSDVEATKRSIAEGFERKIMEAFRK, via the coding sequence ATGAGCCGTTTCGTCATCGGTCTGCTGTTTCTTGTCGTCTGGTTCGCCATCACCGGAAGTTTTACGGTAGCGAACGGGCTGTTCGGCGCGGGTGTTGCGGCGCTGTCGCTCTTTCTCATCCGCCATCAGGTGAGGGAGAGCGAGACCTATTGGGGCCGCATCCCGGCCATTGTGTCGCTCGCGCTGCTGTTCATCAAGGAATTGGCGCTGTCCGCCTGGACCGTAGCCATGCTGGTCATCAGACCGCGCCTTGCCCTGACGCCGGGCATTTTCGCTTATCCGCTGGAGGTGAAAAGCGATTTCGAAATCACGTTGCTCGCCAATCTCATTACGCTCACACCCGGCACGCTCTCGGTGGATGTGTCTTCCGATCGCGCGACGCTCTATGTCCACGCGCTGGATTGCAGCGATGTGGAGGCCACAAAACGCTCCATTGCTGAGGGTTTCGAGCGTAAGATCATGGAGGCATTCCGCAAATGA
- a CDS encoding sensor histidine kinase: protein MTEKAIALIDHATGMWLSRMEEDASIRVETVHALRRLVAFGMAALVVLPAAFCLAFSVSVALPLGVATVFAIFLAAAASMLALRRPQKVQDVVASPVMGNMVLASQVPGLLLVFDEHGVVKNVAGRDVSQFPSKFQNCAGHFFAELVHVSDRIGLMQAFDALRQGNESSIADLRFDNPVSARQTQFLHARMDMTAERDDFGRLTGVIGQLRDVTEKELLRTEVARKAAEAESANDAKSRFLAAVSHELRTPLNAVLGFSDVLAGEYFGKLQNDRQREYVSLIRQSGAHLLSVVNTMLDMSKLEAGRYELIMEPFRIGDAIATCEGMLGLQAKQKGLTLTSRVQRDIGEVVADQRAVQQVLINLAGNAIKFTESGGVVTMDASLEGGMLKLTVSDTGIGIAADKMAFLGQPFMQVQNEYTRRYEGTGLGLALVKGLVELHGGSFAISSRAGEGTIVTILLPADGSGRSAGGDRDDARHPVEFPPRLKQVVDADEMTKEDVADGRAKAKIA, encoded by the coding sequence ATCACGGAAAAAGCGATTGCGTTGATTGATCATGCCACCGGCATGTGGCTTTCGCGCATGGAAGAAGACGCCAGCATACGGGTGGAAACGGTCCACGCGTTGCGTCGTCTCGTGGCCTTCGGCATGGCCGCGCTGGTCGTTTTGCCAGCTGCTTTCTGCCTGGCTTTTTCCGTATCGGTTGCGCTGCCGCTCGGCGTTGCGACCGTGTTCGCAATCTTCCTCGCCGCCGCTGCGTCCATGCTTGCCCTGCGTCGCCCCCAGAAAGTGCAGGACGTCGTGGCCTCTCCGGTTATGGGCAACATGGTGCTTGCGTCGCAGGTGCCCGGCCTGCTGCTGGTGTTCGATGAGCATGGCGTGGTCAAAAACGTTGCGGGCCGCGATGTCAGCCAGTTTCCATCGAAGTTTCAGAACTGCGCCGGTCATTTCTTTGCTGAACTGGTGCATGTATCCGATCGCATCGGCCTGATGCAGGCTTTCGATGCCCTTCGCCAGGGCAACGAGTCCTCCATTGCCGATCTGCGCTTCGACAATCCTGTTTCCGCGCGCCAGACGCAGTTCCTTCATGCCCGCATGGATATGACCGCAGAGCGCGACGACTTCGGCAGGCTGACCGGCGTTATCGGTCAGTTGCGCGATGTTACCGAGAAGGAATTGCTACGAACCGAGGTTGCCCGCAAGGCGGCAGAGGCGGAATCGGCAAACGATGCCAAGTCGCGTTTCCTCGCTGCCGTCAGCCATGAATTGCGCACGCCGCTCAATGCCGTGCTCGGCTTTTCGGATGTTCTGGCGGGCGAATATTTCGGCAAGCTGCAGAACGATCGCCAGCGCGAATACGTCTCTTTGATCCGCCAGTCGGGCGCCCATCTCCTGTCGGTGGTCAACACCATGCTGGATATGAGCAAGCTGGAAGCAGGCCGCTATGAGCTGATCATGGAACCCTTCCGCATCGGCGATGCCATCGCTACCTGCGAAGGCATGCTGGGTCTTCAGGCCAAACAGAAGGGCCTGACGCTGACGAGCCGCGTTCAGCGTGATATCGGTGAAGTCGTCGCCGATCAGCGCGCCGTTCAGCAGGTTCTCATCAATCTTGCAGGCAATGCCATCAAGTTTACCGAATCGGGTGGTGTGGTCACCATGGACGCATCGCTGGAAGGCGGCATGCTAAAGCTCACCGTCAGCGATACCGGCATCGGCATCGCCGCAGACAAGATGGCGTTTCTGGGCCAGCCTTTCATGCAGGTGCAGAACGAATATACACGGCGCTACGAAGGCACGGGCCTTGGGCTTGCGCTGGTCAAGGGATTGGTGGAGTTGCATGGCGGCAGCTTTGCGATTTCCAGCCGCGCGGGTGAGGGCACCATTGTAACGATCCTGCTGCCTGCGGATGGCTCTGGCCGCTCCGCTGGCGGTGACCGCGATGATGCGAGACACCCGGTGGAATTTCCGCCGCGTCTCAAGCAGGTCGTGGATGCAGATGAAATGACGAAGGAGGATGTTGCGGATGGCCGCGCCAAAGCGAAAATCGCCTAG
- a CDS encoding DUF5330 domain-containing protein produces MWFLIKGSIFFSLVLVALSYFGGSSDSNAPTSQMNVAGAVSAASEAYRYVSAICVEKPEVCEKGAETFHALGERAREGAKVAYQLIDAQLAGSEQPAKLATAEAPVVHVDAPLAIEDVKADAIQTGTIKSQPYVPLPQRRPAL; encoded by the coding sequence ATGTGGTTTTTGATCAAAGGGTCGATCTTCTTTTCGCTGGTACTGGTGGCGCTGTCCTACTTCGGCGGTTCCAGCGACAGCAATGCACCGACCTCGCAGATGAATGTCGCAGGCGCCGTATCGGCAGCCAGCGAAGCCTACCGCTATGTCAGCGCCATCTGCGTTGAGAAACCCGAGGTCTGCGAAAAAGGCGCCGAAACATTCCACGCCCTTGGCGAAAGAGCCCGCGAAGGCGCCAAGGTTGCCTACCAGCTGATCGATGCCCAGCTTGCAGGCAGCGAACAGCCCGCAAAACTTGCTACCGCCGAAGCGCCTGTCGTCCATGTCGATGCTCCCTTGGCGATCGAAGACGTCAAGGCCGATGCGATCCAGACCGGCACCATCAAATCGCAGCCCTACGTGCCCCTGCCCCAGCGCCGCCCAGCGCTCTGA
- a CDS encoding SufE family protein: MTSLDKILDDFAFLDDWEDRYRYVIELGKDLPDLADEKKTAENKVQGCASQVWVVSHSDGGDDPVLTFEGDSDAHIVRGLVAIVLAVYSGKHASEIAGLDAIEVFGKIGLVEHLSSQRANGLRSMINRIRGEAQVLAA, encoded by the coding sequence ATGACTTCTCTCGATAAAATCCTCGATGACTTCGCCTTTCTGGACGACTGGGAAGACCGCTATCGCTATGTCATCGAACTGGGCAAGGACCTGCCCGATCTCGCAGACGAGAAGAAGACCGCCGAAAACAAGGTGCAGGGATGCGCCAGTCAGGTCTGGGTCGTCAGCCACAGCGATGGCGGCGATGACCCCGTGTTGACCTTCGAGGGCGATTCCGACGCCCACATCGTGCGCGGACTGGTGGCCATCGTGCTGGCCGTTTACTCGGGAAAACACGCCTCCGAAATCGCCGGCCTCGACGCCATCGAAGTCTTCGGCAAAATCGGCCTCGTAGAACACCTCTCCTCCCAACGCGCCAACGGCCTGCGCTCCATGATCAACCGCATCCGTGGGGAAGCGCAGGTTTTGGCGGCTTGA
- a CDS encoding Na+/H+ antiporter subunit C produces MEAVFSILVGIFFSVAIYLMLSRHSVRLLLGIAVFGNAVNLLLFTAGRLTREVPPMIGAGQDVLSPTAANPLPQALILTAIVISFCFFCFLLVLVWRAFQELKTDDTDEMRAAEPAREPLPPLKY; encoded by the coding sequence ATGGAAGCCGTGTTTTCGATCCTCGTCGGCATCTTCTTCAGCGTTGCCATTTACCTCATGCTGTCGCGCCACAGCGTACGGCTGCTGCTGGGCATCGCCGTGTTCGGAAACGCCGTGAACCTGCTTCTGTTTACCGCGGGTAGGCTGACACGCGAGGTGCCGCCCATGATCGGCGCGGGGCAGGATGTGCTGTCGCCAACCGCTGCCAATCCGCTGCCGCAGGCGCTGATCCTGACCGCCATCGTCATATCCTTCTGCTTCTTCTGCTTTTTGCTGGTCCTTGTCTGGCGGGCGTTTCAGGAGCTGAAAACCGACGATACCGACGAGATGCGCGCAGCCGAACCGGCACGTGAACCCTTGCCGCCGCTGAAGTATTGA
- a CDS encoding Na(+)/H(+) antiporter subunit B, which translates to MNTLIFRTAAPVITSLMVMFSIFVLLRGHNEPGGGFIGGLIAVSALAIYGIAYGAAAVRRAIVFHPLSISGFGLLLATLSGVVSAFVGVPFMTGLWVTPSFAGVEVPLATVISFDIGVYLVVVGGFTSIALALEERERD; encoded by the coding sequence ATGAACACGCTCATCTTCCGTACCGCCGCGCCCGTCATCACCAGCCTCATGGTCATGTTTTCCATCTTCGTCCTGCTGCGCGGTCATAACGAGCCGGGCGGTGGGTTCATCGGCGGGCTGATCGCGGTTTCGGCGCTGGCGATTTACGGCATCGCCTATGGCGCCGCTGCTGTCAGGCGCGCCATCGTCTTTCATCCGCTGTCCATTTCTGGCTTCGGCCTGCTGCTTGCCACGCTGTCCGGCGTCGTCTCGGCTTTCGTCGGCGTGCCCTTCATGACCGGGCTGTGGGTTACCCCCAGTTTCGCGGGGGTAGAGGTGCCGCTCGCAACGGTCATCTCCTTCGATATCGGCGTCTACCTTGTCGTGGTCGGTGGCTTCACCTCCATTGCGCTGGCCCTGGAAGAACGGGAGCGTGACTGA
- a CDS encoding Na+/H+ antiporter subunit D has protein sequence MAAPGSTPIDLAAALVTQPTVLSDWLIIAPVALCISVGAILMMVRHATRLHSTIAISALAMLTAIDAALLWKVATGGPFTMVMGRWLAPFGIAFTADLTGAALALAGAIAALGCAIHARGEIGDASTRYGFYPFLMLLMAGVSGAFLTGDIFNLYVWFEVLLVSSFGLIVLGSRKEQIDGALKYAVLNLIGTTLFLITVGYLYAIFGTLNMADIALKVRVADGGAPLMTLGALFLLAFAMKAAAFPVNFWLPASYHTPKLVVSALFGGLLTKVGIYALLRVMVMLFPVQREELSLVIAVVAALTMLLGAMGALAQNDLRRLLGYIVVSGIGTMLAGLAIGSPSALGGLIFYALNSVIVMTALYLAIGHAIRLGGASTLSELSGLYAKAPLFSGLALALFFAGSGLPPFSGFWPKLMLTKSAIDIGAWWLAASILISGFLCTIAFARIYLLCFWRSSPPGMKAVETESPAPSLVPLVGLTLLIVGFGLFPDAVVRLSQQAADQLAEPSAYIRSVFPQERAP, from the coding sequence ATGGCCGCACCCGGTTCCACTCCCATCGATCTTGCCGCTGCACTGGTGACCCAGCCAACCGTGCTGTCGGATTGGCTGATCATCGCCCCGGTCGCGCTGTGCATATCGGTCGGCGCTATCCTGATGATGGTTCGGCACGCCACGCGCCTGCATTCCACCATCGCAATTTCGGCCCTCGCCATGCTCACCGCCATCGATGCTGCATTGTTGTGGAAGGTTGCGACGGGCGGTCCCTTCACCATGGTCATGGGCCGCTGGCTGGCGCCCTTCGGTATTGCCTTCACCGCAGACCTGACCGGCGCGGCGCTCGCCCTTGCGGGCGCAATCGCGGCCCTTGGCTGCGCCATCCACGCGCGTGGTGAAATCGGTGACGCGTCCACGCGCTATGGCTTTTACCCGTTTCTGATGCTGCTGATGGCAGGCGTCAGCGGCGCGTTTCTGACCGGCGATATTTTCAACCTCTATGTCTGGTTCGAAGTTCTGCTGGTCTCGTCCTTCGGCCTCATCGTGCTCGGCTCCCGCAAGGAGCAGATCGATGGTGCACTGAAATATGCCGTGCTCAATCTCATCGGCACCACGCTGTTTTTGATCACGGTCGGCTACCTATATGCCATCTTCGGCACGCTCAACATGGCCGACATTGCGCTGAAGGTCAGGGTGGCAGATGGCGGCGCTCCGCTGATGACGCTCGGCGCGTTGTTCCTGCTGGCCTTCGCCATGAAGGCGGCGGCGTTTCCCGTCAATTTCTGGCTGCCCGCCTCCTATCACACGCCCAAACTCGTGGTATCCGCGCTGTTCGGCGGGTTGCTCACCAAGGTCGGCATCTATGCGCTGTTGCGCGTGATGGTCATGCTGTTTCCGGTGCAGCGGGAAGAACTCAGCCTCGTCATCGCCGTCGTCGCCGCGCTCACCATGCTCCTGGGCGCCATGGGTGCGCTGGCCCAGAACGATCTTCGCCGCCTGCTGGGCTATATCGTCGTGTCGGGCATAGGCACCATGCTGGCAGGCCTTGCCATCGGCTCTCCTTCGGCGCTCGGCGGCCTCATCTTCTATGCGCTGAATTCCGTGATCGTCATGACGGCGCTTTATCTCGCCATCGGTCACGCCATACGCCTTGGCGGTGCGTCGACGCTGTCGGAACTCTCCGGTCTCTATGCAAAGGCACCGCTGTTCTCCGGCCTTGCGCTGGCACTGTTTTTCGCAGGCTCCGGCCTGCCGCCTTTCTCCGGCTTCTGGCCGAAACTGATGCTGACGAAATCGGCCATCGATATCGGCGCATGGTGGCTGGCGGCTTCGATCCTCATTTCCGGCTTCCTCTGCACTATCGCCTTTGCCCGCATCTACCTGCTGTGCTTCTGGCGTTCCTCGCCGCCGGGCATGAAGGCGGTCGAGACCGAGTCACCTGCGCCATCCCTTGTCCCGCTCGTGGGCCTGACACTGCTCATCGTCGGCTTTGGCCTGTTCCCCGACGCCGTCGTGCGGCTTAGCCAGCAGGCGGCGGATCAACTGGCAGAGCCATCGGCCTATATCCGCTCGGTCTTTCCGCAGGAGCGTGCGCCATGA
- a CDS encoding cation:proton antiporter, protein MTPETLVSGATFAASVILSIAFLLTVVRVVLGPTLPDRVIALDMLVGIAIGFLGVIAIRTGFDLYVDIAIALGLVGFLATVAFARFILSRRPQAGQHGKQVLDGTDQMPAGKPSHPPKQRKRSGRGKRS, encoded by the coding sequence ATGACACCGGAAACGCTGGTCTCCGGCGCAACCTTCGCCGCTTCCGTCATCCTCTCCATCGCGTTCCTCTTGACTGTGGTGCGGGTGGTCCTCGGGCCTACCCTGCCGGACAGGGTCATCGCGCTGGATATGCTGGTCGGCATCGCCATCGGTTTTCTGGGCGTCATCGCCATTCGCACGGGCTTTGATCTTTACGTGGATATTGCCATCGCGCTCGGGCTTGTCGGCTTTCTTGCGACAGTTGCATTCGCCCGTTTCATCCTGTCCCGCAGGCCGCAGGCAGGGCAGCATGGAAAACAGGTGCTCGATGGCACCGACCAGATGCCCGCGGGCAAGCCATCGCATCCACCCAAACAGCGCAAACGGTCGGGCAGGGGGAAGCGATCATGA
- a CDS encoding MucR family transcriptional regulator: MTETTYGGAQDLLVELTADIVAAYVSHHVVPVTELPGLISDVHTALSGTSTPVVAAVNVEKQKPAVSVRKSVQDDQIICLECGGSFKSLKRHLTTHHSISPEEYRDKWDLPVDYPMVAPAYAEARSRLAKEMGLGQRRKSGR; encoded by the coding sequence ATGACGGAAACTACATACGGCGGTGCGCAGGATCTGCTCGTTGAACTGACGGCGGATATCGTTGCTGCCTATGTTAGCCACCACGTCGTTCCGGTCACGGAACTGCCTGGCCTTATTTCCGACGTGCATACGGCGCTGAGCGGCACTTCCACACCGGTGGTGGCTGCTGTTAATGTTGAAAAGCAGAAGCCTGCGGTCTCCGTTCGCAAGTCGGTTCAGGATGACCAGATCATCTGCCTGGAATGTGGTGGTTCGTTCAAGTCGCTCAAGCGTCACCTGACGACACATCACAGCATCAGCCCGGAAGAATACCGCGACAAGTGGGATCTGCCGGTCGATTACCCCATGGTGGCTCCCGCCTACGCAGAAGCGCGCTCGCGCCTCGCCAAGGAAATGGGCCTCGGCCAGCGCCGCAAGTCCGGTCGCTAA